In Elaeis guineensis isolate ETL-2024a chromosome 1, EG11, whole genome shotgun sequence, a genomic segment contains:
- the LOC105061284 gene encoding G-type lectin S-receptor-like serine/threonine-protein kinase LECRK4 has protein sequence MLMRTRCSNYLPPATCKRTLQQQPTAIYIPNTDIEGVNLRSFMYQELEKATDMFKEELGRGSFGAVYKGVLGVDARKVIAVKQLKKFVQEGEKEFKTEMKAIGRTHHRNLVQLLGHCDEGQHRLLVYEFMTNGSLARFLFGSKKPSWDKRMDIAFGTARGLVYLHEECSSQIIHCDIKPQNILLDDCYTAKIADFGLAKLLETDQARTITGIRGTKGYVAPEWFKSRHITAKVDVYSFGVLLLEIICCRKNVEMEMGCDEKAVLVDWAYDCYMERRLEMLVEDDAEAKSDAARLERLVRIAIWCTQEDPSLRPSLKEVVQMLEGTIEVPAPPDLSYISSRNWVFIFILAYFCFFSLFLCKCHAP, from the exons ATGTTGATGAGGACAAGATGTAGCAACTATTTACCTCCAGCTACGTGCAAGAGGACGCTTCAGCAACAACCTACT GCAATATACATTCCTAATACAGATATTGAAGGAGTAAACTTGCGCTCTTTTATGTACCAAGAGCTCGAAAAGGCAACTGACATGTTCAAGGAAGAACTCGGCAGAGGGTCTTTTGGTGCGGTCTATAAAGGTGTTTTAGGAGTAGATGCAAGGAAAGTTATTGCAGTGAAGCAGTTAAAGAAGTTTGTGCAAGAAGGAGAGAAGGAATTCAAAACAGAGATGAAAGCAATTGGCCGGACACATCACAGGAATCTAGTCCAATTGCTGGGGCACTGCGACGAGGGACAGCATCGCCTCTTGGTGTATGAGTTCATGACCAATGGCTCTTTAGCAAGGTTCCTCTTTGGAAGCAAGAAACCTAGTTGGGATAAGAGGATGGACATCGCCTTTGGAACAGCTAGGGGCCTCGTATACCTGCATGAAGAGTGCAGCTCTCAGATCATCCATTGTGATATAAAGCCTCAGAACATCCTTTTGGATGACTGTTACACAGCCAAGATAGCTGATTTTGGATTGGCGAAGCTTTTGGAGACCGACCAGGCCAGAACAATTACTGGTATTAGAGGGACTAAAGGGTATGTCGCGCCTGAGTGGTTCAAGAGTAGACACATCACAGCTAAGGTGGATGTGTATAGTTTTGGGGTCTTGTTGCTGGAGATCATTTGTTGCAGAAAGAATGTAGAAATGGAGATGGGATGTGATGAGAAGGCGGTGCTTGTGGATTGGGCTTACGACTGCTATATGGAAAGGAGACTGGAGATGTTGGTGGAGGATGATGCGGAGGCCAAGAGTGATGCTGCAAGGCTCGAGAGATTGGTGAGAATTGCTATTTGGTGTACTCAGGAGGATCCTTCTTTGAGGCCTTCCTTGAAGGAGGTGGTCCAGATGCTGGAAGGAACAATAGAAGTACCTGCACCCCCAGATCTCTCGTATATCAGCTCTCGCAATTGGGTCTTCATCTTTATTCTAGCATACTTCTGTTTCTTTAGTTTGTTCTTGTGCAAGTGTCATGCCCCCTAA
- the LOC140856645 gene encoding G-type lectin S-receptor-like serine/threonine-protein kinase LECRK1, with the protein MAMASESHILCLLLFLFPLSITAQTKGRITLGSSLSTLEENTSWASPSGEFAFGFRRIADTNLYLLATWFDKIPNKTITWYPTPSNTDPTVQTGSEVKLTSDGQLVLSDQNGQEIWSAETSNVSYAAMLDTGNFVLASNGSSYLWQSFDHPSHTLLPGQVLDPSNSLFSHQSDSNYSIGKFQLQMLNGNVVLNPIALPTKNSYDAYWTSTNTQGSGSSLSFDLSGYVYIEMWNGSSVNLTSGDTSTTKEFYQRVTLDPDGVLRKYIYPRNGTTGSWKPSWSTSWWVPEDICNSALVQIGSGICGFNSYCILEDGRPTCGCPPMYSYLDPNNTRNGCKPDFIAQSCDTDASEAGVTYVIQDLLGANWPTSDYERLTPMNEGDCRRACLEDCFCAVAIFGSAGCWKKKLPLSNGRGHENDAKALIKVAVSISSLPSPPQELLERKRNRSKLIPVGAAMLGISVLINLFLLSGIALSLLLPCCRKSKRLHQDSDCKRKT; encoded by the coding sequence ATGGCCATGGCTTCTGAGTCTCATATTCTGTGCCTCCTGCTGTTTCTTTTCCCTCTCTCCATCACTGCTCAAACTAAAGGCAGAATAACCTTGGGCTCCTCCTTGTCCACCCTCGAAGAAAACACCTCATGGGCTTCTCCCTCTGGAGAATTTGCCTTTGGCTTTCGCCGTATCGCCGACACGAACCTCTACCTTCTTGCAACGTGGTTCGACAAGATTCCCAACAAAACCATCACTTGGTATCCGACACCGAGCAATACTGATCCAACCGTGCAGACAGGATCTGAAGTCAAGCTCACCAGTGATGGCCAGCTCGTGCTCAGCGACCAAAACGGCCAGGAGATATGGAGTGCAGAGACGAGCAACGTCAGCTACGCTGCCATGCTCGACACCGGCAACTTCGTCCTAGCAAGCAACGGTTCAAGTTATCTGTGGCAGAGCTTCGACCACCCCTCACACACCCTGCTGCCTGGCCAGGTGCTGGATCCAAGCAACTCGCTTTTCTCCCATCAATCGGACTCCAACTACTCTATCGGAAAATTCCAACTTCAGATGCTTAATGGAAATGTCGTGCTTAATCCGATAGCTCTCCCCACCAAAAATAGCTATGATGCTTATTGGACCAGTACAAACACTCAGGGCTCTGGATCAAGCCTCAGCTTCGATCTATCAGGATACGTGTACATTGAGATGTGGAACGGTAGCTCAGTCAATCTCACCTCGGGGGACACCTCCACAACAAAAGAATTCTACCAGAGGGTGACACTCGATCCAGATGGTGTATTGAGGAAATATATCTACCCGAGAAATGGCACCACGGGGAGCTGGAAGCCATCATGGTCTACTTCATGGTGGGTTCCTGAAGACATTTGCAATTCAGCATTGGTGCAGATTGGCAGCGGTATTTGTGGCTTCAACAGCTACTGCATTCTCGAAGACGGCCGGCCTACATGCGGATGCCCACCTATGTACTCTTACTTGGATCCCAACAATACTCGCAATGGCTGCAAGCCCGACTTCATTGCGCAGAGCTGTGACACGGATGCATCGGAAGCAGGAGTCACATACGTCATCCAGGATTTACTTGGCGCGAATTGGCCGACGTCGGACTACGAAAGGCTGACTCCGATGAATGAAGGTGACTGTAGGAGAGCTTGCTTGGAAGATTGTTTCTGTGCAGTGGCGATCTTTGGGTCTGCAGGTTGCTGGAAGAAGAAGCTCCCCCTCTCCAATGGAAGAGGCCATGAGAATGATGCAAAGGCTTTGATTAAAGTAGCAGTAAGCATTTCCTCTTTGCCATCTCCTCCTCAAGAATTGCTTGAAAGGAAGAGAAACCGATCAAAGTTGATCCCTGTTGGTGCAGCGATGTTAGGTATTTCGGTGCTCATCAATCTTTTCCTACTCTCAGGAATTGCTTTGTCTCTCTTGCTTCCATGTTGCAGAAAATCTAAGAGACTTCATCAGGATTCAGATTGTAAAAGAAAAACCTGA